From Aquabacter sp. L1I39, the proteins below share one genomic window:
- a CDS encoding iron-siderophore ABC transporter substrate-binding protein, which translates to MGGGLLMPCAARAEAWIDRPVVALNWGVAETLYAMGVRPVGAAEIPGYNALITQPATPRGVADVGLQGAPSMEALVALAPDLILIQAWQQHLRRSLERAARVDSVTIFTGKDDAYANAGAATRHIGGLLSCADRAEGLITACDRKIEDARTRLASYDGRPLYLAQILDGNIISLFSTGSLFQAVLLRLGLQNAWRGAPDLLWGGTRVGIERLADDPEARLVLIDPAGAPAARDLLAGDLFGLLPAVRAGRVVRIRGVWGFGALPSATRFAEALAAGLERGANG; encoded by the coding sequence ATGGGCGGCGGCCTGCTGATGCCATGCGCAGCCCGCGCCGAAGCCTGGATCGACCGGCCGGTGGTGGCGCTCAACTGGGGTGTCGCCGAGACGCTTTACGCCATGGGCGTACGGCCGGTCGGAGCGGCCGAGATCCCGGGCTACAATGCCTTGATCACGCAGCCGGCGACGCCGAGGGGTGTCGCCGACGTTGGGCTCCAGGGCGCACCGAGCATGGAGGCGCTGGTGGCGCTGGCGCCAGACCTGATCCTGATCCAGGCCTGGCAACAGCACCTGCGCCGGAGCCTTGAACGGGCCGCTCGGGTCGACAGTGTCACCATTTTTACCGGCAAGGACGACGCCTATGCCAATGCCGGGGCCGCCACGCGGCACATTGGCGGCCTCCTCTCGTGTGCCGATCGGGCCGAAGGCCTCATCACCGCCTGCGATCGAAAGATTGAAGACGCCCGGACGCGGCTCGCCAGCTATGACGGAAGGCCGCTTTATCTTGCCCAAATCCTCGACGGCAACATCATCAGCCTGTTCTCGACGGGCAGTCTGTTTCAGGCCGTGCTTTTGCGTCTCGGGCTCCAAAATGCGTGGCGGGGCGCTCCCGATTTGCTGTGGGGTGGCACGCGGGTCGGCATCGAACGGCTCGCCGATGATCCTGAGGCGCGCCTGGTGCTGATCGATCCTGCCGGTGCGCCCGCCGCCCGCGACCTGCTTGCCGGCGACCTCTTTGGACTGCTGCCGGCGGTCCGAGCGGGGCGTGTGGTACGGATCAGGGGCGTGTGGGGCTTCGGCGCCCTGCCCAGCGCCACCCGCTTCGCAGAGGCGCTCGCAGCGGGGCTGGAAAGGGGCGCGAATGGTTGA
- a CDS encoding TonB-dependent siderophore receptor — MISFSIPAGSVTAALVAFGRQAGVQVSYIPSVAANLTTQGVSGTMTAEAGAERMLVGTGLVAHLSGRTLVVARPGASADGGAGFSGGAIALDPVEVQADAQSPIGPGVGFLATQTLTGSKTDTPLIEIPQSISVVTQDQMKSQATQTVGEALRYTPGVLAEEYGGTDLRFDRFMIRGFQGSMPFLDGLPTISRYTLLSPYVDPYALERIEVLRGPSSVLYGQNIPGGIVAAVSKRPTETAFGEIEVDGLWPAGGQVAADFGGPANKDGTVLYRFTGLYRNSETQVDQVNTERYFFAPSVTFAPDDNTTLTILANVGHSNDGVLAQNLPALGTLYPASFGKISTSLFTGEPDLNKIERSSYSIGYNFEHRFNDIWTVRQNLRYSDASVQVQQIGTAGYVAGNPLELNRWTLAANADQQNFAVDNQAQAEFQTFGLAHKLLVGLDYFHSHDTWVEQDGSASPLNVLFPVYGQPYTLPAVDFATSDTLNQTGLYAQDQIKWNRWTLTVGGRQDWAQTDTTDMLAATTLRQDDSAFTWRAGLVYEFDNGIAPYVSYSTSFQPVIGVDSNGAPLVPTTGTQYEVGVKYQPPGSQIFLTLAAFNLEQNNLTTLSPTPSNPYNVAQIGAVRIRGIEASAVGNLGAGLKLVAAYTYNDAEITADGLGNVGNVPKDVPANMASLWLDKTLQDGDFRGLGVGAGFRYVGERFGDNANTLALPANLLWDAAIHYDRDNWRFALNAKNLLDTTYVATCDSVYFCYYGLRRTVVGSITYRW, encoded by the coding sequence ATGATCTCCTTCTCCATTCCGGCGGGCAGCGTCACGGCCGCCCTTGTGGCATTCGGGCGGCAGGCAGGTGTCCAGGTCAGCTACATTCCTTCGGTTGCGGCGAACCTGACCACGCAAGGTGTGTCCGGTACCATGACGGCCGAAGCGGGCGCAGAGCGGATGCTCGTGGGTACCGGGCTGGTCGCGCACCTGTCCGGCAGAACTCTCGTCGTCGCCCGCCCGGGCGCCTCCGCGGACGGCGGTGCCGGATTTTCCGGCGGCGCAATCGCGCTCGATCCCGTCGAAGTCCAGGCGGACGCGCAATCGCCGATCGGGCCTGGCGTCGGCTTCCTCGCCACGCAGACCCTCACGGGTTCCAAGACCGACACGCCGCTGATCGAGATCCCGCAGTCGATCTCCGTGGTCACGCAGGACCAGATGAAGAGCCAGGCGACACAGACCGTCGGCGAAGCCCTGCGGTATACGCCCGGCGTCCTTGCCGAAGAATATGGCGGCACCGACCTCAGGTTCGACCGCTTCATGATCCGCGGCTTCCAGGGCAGCATGCCGTTCCTCGACGGCCTGCCGACCATCAGCCGCTACACGCTGCTTTCCCCCTACGTCGATCCCTATGCACTTGAGCGCATCGAAGTGCTGCGCGGCCCCTCGTCGGTGCTCTACGGACAAAACATTCCCGGCGGCATCGTGGCCGCGGTGTCGAAGCGCCCCACCGAAACCGCCTTCGGCGAAATCGAGGTGGACGGCCTGTGGCCGGCGGGCGGACAGGTCGCGGCCGACTTCGGCGGCCCGGCCAACAAGGACGGGACGGTGCTTTACCGTTTCACTGGTCTTTATCGCAACAGCGAGACGCAGGTCGACCAGGTCAACACCGAACGCTACTTCTTCGCCCCGTCCGTGACGTTCGCCCCGGACGACAACACCACCCTCACCATTCTCGCCAATGTCGGCCATTCCAACGACGGCGTGCTCGCTCAGAACCTGCCGGCCCTCGGAACGCTCTATCCCGCTTCGTTCGGCAAGATTTCGACGAGCCTTTTCACCGGCGAGCCCGATCTGAACAAGATCGAGCGCAGCAGCTATTCCATCGGCTACAATTTCGAGCACCGCTTCAACGACATATGGACCGTGCGCCAGAACCTGCGTTACTCCGATGCGAGCGTACAGGTGCAGCAGATCGGCACTGCCGGCTATGTGGCCGGCAATCCGCTGGAGCTCAACCGCTGGACCCTGGCCGCCAACGCTGACCAGCAGAATTTCGCCGTGGACAACCAGGCGCAGGCCGAGTTCCAGACCTTTGGCCTTGCTCACAAATTGCTGGTGGGTCTCGACTACTTCCACTCCCACGACACCTGGGTCGAGCAGGACGGCTCTGCCTCGCCGCTCAATGTGTTGTTCCCGGTCTATGGTCAGCCCTACACCTTGCCGGCGGTGGATTTCGCCACCAGCGACACGCTGAACCAGACCGGCCTCTATGCCCAGGACCAGATCAAGTGGAACCGCTGGACCCTGACGGTGGGCGGACGGCAGGACTGGGCGCAGACCGACACCACCGACATGCTGGCCGCCACCACGCTTCGCCAGGACGATTCCGCCTTCACCTGGCGCGCCGGCCTTGTCTACGAGTTCGACAATGGCATCGCGCCTTATGTCAGCTATTCGACCTCGTTCCAGCCGGTCATCGGCGTCGATTCAAACGGCGCTCCGTTGGTGCCGACCACCGGGACCCAGTACGAGGTTGGCGTCAAGTATCAGCCGCCAGGATCGCAGATCTTCCTGACGCTGGCTGCCTTCAACCTTGAACAGAACAACTTGACGACTTTGTCTCCGACCCCGAGCAATCCCTACAATGTCGCGCAGATCGGCGCGGTGCGCATCCGGGGCATCGAGGCCTCGGCGGTGGGCAATCTTGGCGCGGGGCTGAAACTGGTCGCCGCCTATACCTATAACGATGCGGAGATCACCGCCGACGGCCTTGGCAATGTCGGCAACGTGCCGAAGGACGTGCCCGCCAACATGGCGAGCCTCTGGCTCGACAAGACCCTCCAGGACGGGGATTTCCGGGGCCTCGGGGTCGGTGCTGGCTTCCGCTATGTGGGCGAACGTTTCGGCGACAATGCCAATACGCTCGCCTTGCCCGCGAACCTGCTGTGGGACGCCGCGATCCATTACGACAGGGACAATTGGCGGTTCGCGCTGAACGCCAAGAACCTGCTCGACACCACCTATGTCGCCACCTGTGACAGCGTCTATTTCTGCTATTACGGCCTCAGGCGGACGGTCGTTGGCTCCATCACCTACAGGTGGTGA
- a CDS encoding FecR family protein, whose amino-acid sequence MALLLVWHERPDDEAARAAIRRFCSLSSEHRAAWDEAKRVFRVTGVAVGADRRQRHGRVNRRQVTLGLGLMALLGVGALSGPRLWRGWRADIITGVAEVRAVQLADGSLLSLGPDSAIAVTLAPSERRITLLEGMIMCNVAKDSARPFVVATVGLTATAVGTRFEVARNAGVSRAAVEEGRVGIALDGAATWGTLGAGDWLSVETGNHSVRRGRGDPAQVGAWRQNLVTADQDTIENVVAQIARWHRGRVLIADPGLASAPVSGLFDLNDPDAALEAVVKPYGGKVRHISPWLTVLSSI is encoded by the coding sequence ATGGCGCTGCTGCTGGTCTGGCACGAACGGCCGGACGACGAGGCGGCGCGCGCGGCGATCCGGCGGTTCTGTTCCCTCAGCAGTGAGCACCGCGCGGCCTGGGACGAAGCCAAGCGTGTGTTCCGCGTCACCGGCGTCGCGGTCGGCGCCGACCGCCGGCAGCGGCACGGGCGTGTCAACCGTCGTCAGGTCACGCTGGGGCTCGGCCTCATGGCATTGCTGGGCGTGGGGGCGCTGTCGGGTCCACGGCTGTGGCGGGGATGGCGCGCGGACATTATCACGGGCGTTGCCGAAGTCCGCGCGGTCCAGCTTGCCGATGGCAGCCTCCTGTCCCTCGGGCCGGACAGCGCGATCGCGGTGACGCTCGCCCCTTCGGAGCGCCGGATCACGCTCTTGGAGGGAATGATCATGTGCAACGTGGCGAAGGATTCGGCCCGCCCCTTCGTCGTCGCCACCGTCGGCCTCACCGCAACGGCCGTCGGCACGCGTTTCGAGGTGGCGCGCAATGCGGGCGTCAGCCGCGCGGCCGTCGAGGAAGGACGCGTGGGGATCGCGCTCGACGGCGCCGCCACGTGGGGGACGCTGGGGGCCGGCGACTGGCTCTCGGTGGAGACCGGCAACCACTCCGTGCGGCGCGGGCGCGGGGATCCGGCGCAGGTGGGGGCATGGCGGCAAAACCTCGTCACCGCCGACCAGGACACGATCGAAAATGTCGTGGCCCAGATTGCCCGCTGGCACCGCGGGCGTGTGCTCATCGCGGATCCCGGCCTTGCGTCAGCGCCGGTGAGCGGCCTGTTTGACCTCAACGACCCGGACGCAGCCCTGGAAGCGGTGGTCAAGCCCTATGGTGGCAAGGTCCGGCACATCTCCCCCTGGCTCACCGTGCTCTCGAGCATCTGA
- a CDS encoding sigma-70 family RNA polymerase sigma factor: MLLGHPLETTFTSSVAMTRASNMAGLYLSEKGQLARVIQRIVRNSSTAEDLVHDSFVTLIGKEPDASIRDQVAYLTRIAQNLALDHRRREARMSSLEEAAIFDLADASPSPETVVADRDALVQTLKILAAMPERTQRAFQMHRLGEMTLAQIAVELSISTAHAGRLVMDGYRRIRDGLRAAGIE, from the coding sequence ATGCTGCTTGGACATCCCCTGGAAACAACGTTCACGAGCAGCGTCGCGATGACCCGCGCAAGCAACATGGCCGGACTTTATCTCTCTGAGAAAGGGCAGCTTGCGCGCGTCATCCAGCGGATCGTCCGAAACAGCTCGACGGCCGAAGACCTCGTGCACGACAGCTTCGTCACCCTGATCGGCAAGGAGCCGGACGCGTCCATCCGGGACCAGGTCGCCTACCTCACACGTATCGCGCAAAATCTCGCTCTCGATCATCGCCGGCGGGAGGCCCGGATGTCGAGCCTGGAGGAGGCGGCCATCTTCGATCTGGCCGATGCCAGCCCCTCCCCGGAGACCGTCGTGGCCGATAGGGACGCGCTGGTTCAGACCCTGAAAATCCTCGCCGCCATGCCGGAGCGAACCCAGCGCGCCTTCCAGATGCACCGTCTTGGCGAGATGACGCTGGCCCAGATCGCGGTGGAACTCTCGATCTCGACCGCTCATGCCGGCCGGCTGGTGATGGACGGCTATCGCCGAATCCGCGACGGACTGCGCGCCGCCGGGATCGAGTGA
- the rlmB gene encoding 23S rRNA (guanosine(2251)-2'-O)-methyltransferase RlmB, with the protein MSDRPSRPPHRPASNRPFGGQGGNRPFPPRRPKGGPAPAWEGDEDVALLYGWHTVSEALANPKRRFRKIMATENAVNRLAEEGLKLPIAPEIVRPSQIDKLLGPDAVHQGLLVQAEHLPSPRLRDVAKSDLVLVLDQITDPHNVGAIVRSAAAFAVGAIVTTARHSPPATGVLAKSASGGLEHVPFCLVTNLARALTELKDNGMLVVGLDSEGPADLEDTPLRAPLALVLGAEGKGLRQLTRETCDVLARIDLPGVIKSLNVSNAAALSLGMARRQLKRG; encoded by the coding sequence ATGTCCGACCGGCCGAGCCGCCCCCCGCACCGCCCCGCCTCCAACCGCCCGTTCGGCGGCCAGGGGGGCAACCGCCCGTTCCCACCGCGCCGCCCCAAGGGCGGGCCGGCCCCTGCCTGGGAGGGCGACGAGGATGTGGCCCTGCTCTATGGCTGGCATACGGTGTCGGAGGCGCTGGCCAATCCCAAGCGGCGATTCCGCAAGATCATGGCCACCGAGAATGCGGTGAACCGTCTGGCCGAAGAGGGCCTGAAGCTGCCCATCGCGCCGGAAATCGTGCGCCCCTCGCAGATCGACAAGCTGCTGGGGCCGGACGCGGTTCACCAGGGCCTTCTCGTGCAGGCGGAGCACCTGCCCTCCCCGCGCCTGAGGGACGTGGCCAAGTCCGATCTCGTCCTGGTGCTGGACCAGATCACCGATCCACACAATGTGGGCGCCATCGTGCGCTCGGCGGCCGCCTTCGCGGTGGGCGCCATCGTCACCACCGCCCGCCACAGCCCGCCGGCCACCGGCGTTCTGGCGAAAAGCGCCTCCGGCGGCCTGGAGCATGTGCCCTTCTGCCTGGTGACCAACCTCGCCCGGGCGCTGACCGAGCTGAAGGACAACGGCATGCTGGTGGTGGGCCTCGACAGCGAGGGCCCGGCGGACCTGGAGGACACGCCCTTGCGCGCGCCGCTCGCCTTGGTGCTGGGCGCCGAGGGCAAGGGGCTGCGCCAGCTCACCCGCGAGACCTGCGACGTGCTCGCCCGCATCGACCTGCCGGGGGTCATCAAGTCGCTCAACGTCTCCAATGCGGCGGCCCTGTCGCTGGGTATGGCGCGGCGGCAGCTGAAGCGCGGATAA
- a CDS encoding MFS transporter, which translates to MSVTTAPAAASGPMTKEERKVIIASSAGTVFEWYDFYLAGSLAANIAATFVPGTNDTAKFIFVLFGFAAGFAVRPFGALVFGRLGDLIGRKYTFLVTMVIMGISTFLVGILPGFDSIGYLAPTAFIICRLLQGLALGGEYGGAATYVAEHAPHGRRGFYTSWIQTTATVGLFLSLLVILTLRLSMTPEAFAAYGWRIPFLLSIILLGFSIWIRLQLSESPAFQRMKEEGTRSKAPLKEAFGTWSNAKIALVALLGGTAGQAVVWYTGQFYALFFLTQTLKVDGTTANLLIAFSLLIGTPFFIFFGWLSDKVGRKPILLLGCFIAAATYFPLFTMIATTANPKLIAATENVKIVVSADPATCGTLFDPVGVRVFTRPCDVYRRTLATNSMHYELVPGPAGSALSATVNGTAVTIPDTDKTGASIVAAAQAAGYPKAGDASILKQPTIGGVLTDGRSLKVIGLLFILVLYVTMVYGPIAALLVELFPTRIRYTGMSLPYHIGNGWFGGFLPPTAFAIVAATGNIFAGLWYPIVVACVTIVVGLLFLPETKNRNLDDWH; encoded by the coding sequence ATGTCAGTAACGACCGCACCGGCCGCGGCGTCCGGGCCAATGACGAAGGAGGAGCGGAAGGTTATTATCGCCTCCTCCGCCGGCACCGTCTTCGAGTGGTACGACTTCTACCTTGCCGGTTCGCTGGCGGCCAACATCGCCGCCACCTTCGTGCCGGGCACCAATGACACCGCCAAGTTCATCTTCGTGCTGTTCGGCTTTGCCGCCGGCTTCGCGGTCCGTCCCTTCGGCGCGCTGGTGTTCGGGCGCCTGGGCGACCTCATCGGCCGCAAATACACCTTCCTGGTCACCATGGTGATCATGGGCATCTCGACCTTCCTGGTCGGCATCCTGCCCGGCTTCGACAGCATCGGCTATCTCGCCCCCACCGCCTTCATCATCTGCCGCCTGCTCCAGGGCCTGGCGCTCGGCGGCGAATATGGCGGCGCGGCGACCTATGTGGCCGAGCACGCCCCCCATGGCCGGCGCGGCTTCTACACCTCCTGGATCCAGACCACCGCCACGGTGGGCCTGTTCCTGTCGCTGCTGGTGATCCTCACCCTGCGCCTGTCCATGACGCCGGAAGCCTTCGCCGCCTATGGCTGGCGCATCCCCTTCCTGCTCTCCATCATCCTTTTGGGCTTCTCCATCTGGATCCGCCTGCAACTGAGCGAATCGCCCGCCTTCCAGCGCATGAAGGAAGAGGGCACCCGCTCCAAGGCGCCGCTGAAGGAGGCCTTCGGCACCTGGTCCAACGCCAAGATCGCCCTCGTCGCGCTGCTCGGCGGCACCGCCGGCCAGGCCGTGGTGTGGTATACGGGCCAGTTCTACGCCCTGTTCTTCCTCACCCAGACCCTGAAGGTGGACGGCACGACGGCGAACCTGCTCATCGCCTTCTCGCTGCTCATCGGCACGCCCTTCTTCATCTTCTTCGGCTGGCTGTCGGACAAGGTGGGCCGCAAGCCCATCCTGCTGCTCGGCTGCTTCATCGCGGCGGCCACCTACTTCCCGCTCTTCACCATGATCGCCACCACGGCCAATCCCAAGCTCATCGCGGCGACGGAGAACGTGAAGATCGTGGTCAGCGCGGATCCGGCCACCTGCGGCACCCTGTTCGACCCGGTGGGCGTGCGCGTCTTCACCCGGCCGTGCGATGTCTACCGCCGGACGCTCGCCACCAACTCCATGCATTATGAGCTGGTGCCCGGCCCCGCCGGTTCCGCCCTCAGCGCCACGGTCAACGGCACCGCCGTGACGATCCCGGACACCGACAAGACCGGTGCCTCCATCGTCGCCGCTGCCCAGGCCGCCGGCTATCCGAAGGCGGGCGACGCCTCCATCCTGAAGCAGCCCACCATTGGCGGCGTGCTGACCGATGGGCGCTCCCTGAAGGTGATCGGCCTGCTCTTCATCCTGGTCCTCTACGTGACCATGGTGTACGGCCCCATCGCCGCCCTGCTGGTGGAACTCTTCCCCACCCGCATCCGCTACACCGGCATGTCGCTGCCCTACCACATCGGCAACGGCTGGTTCGGTGGCTTCCTGCCCCCCACCGCCTTCGCCATCGTGGCCGCCACCGGCAACATCTTCGCCGGCCTCTGGTACCCGATCGTGGTGGCCTGCGTCACCATCGTCGTCGGCCTCTTGTTCCTCCCGGAAACCAAGAACCGCAATCTCGACGACTGGCACTGA
- a CDS encoding sensor histidine kinase has translation MLALLVLAALLPSQRAAAAEHGVLALPSNVLEVPAKGHLEALYDPTGALSFEEVRAQGGRFAALPGNFNASYVPKGAWWVRLRLAPEPGANGQWWLVITAPYTDHIAVYAPDQDADGTLMRNRHKESGAMVPARERDLFTFTNVVRLQVPAGETSEIYLRLSGNRALNAQLTLWRLPELARHLTLSVLTFSLGVGAAIITSIGTLVMAAWLRAPQFGWYGAYVGAVSLVFLGNGGFGQVLLSSWDPGDVIRLQNMVGCFSVLAGAFMVRGLFRTREGARIIDALLKALGLFSALCVVASAFGYYKVVAPYLMLGILGLALVSPWLALQQVRHREPAGLWYFVGFTSYCAATIWFSLVVLGVAPLTDFLGWGYQTAGFLHMAAIFAGLASSMRAGSRARRRLESQLLALSRSNERQLEFAVAERTAALNEEVEGRRRAEDALQRALKEQRNFLVMVSHEFRTPLSTMRLAVTVMERGLGTGMSALRREVDKVGRAVTRLSNLIDTFLADEWLEHSAMMLQHRPVDMGALVADVVHDQGSQAPGRVFLGPCPQTVIEGDAVLLRTVLDNLVGNALKHTDGPVTASLAPADDGVLIEVADRGRGVPEAEREEIFERYYRSPSTVTRPGTGIGLYLARLIVEQHAGWIKVGDRSEGGSVFKVWLPRQPGLDRPTAREG, from the coding sequence ATGCTGGCGCTCCTCGTCCTCGCGGCGCTCCTGCCCAGTCAACGGGCGGCGGCGGCCGAGCATGGTGTGCTCGCCTTGCCGTCCAACGTGCTGGAAGTGCCCGCCAAAGGCCACCTGGAGGCGTTGTACGACCCGACCGGCGCGCTGAGCTTTGAGGAGGTGCGCGCCCAGGGGGGCCGCTTTGCCGCCCTGCCCGGCAATTTCAACGCCAGCTACGTGCCCAAGGGGGCCTGGTGGGTGCGGCTGCGGCTCGCCCCCGAGCCCGGCGCCAACGGCCAATGGTGGCTGGTGATCACCGCCCCCTACACCGACCATATCGCCGTCTATGCGCCCGACCAGGACGCAGACGGCACCTTGATGCGCAACCGCCACAAGGAAAGCGGCGCCATGGTGCCGGCGCGCGAGCGCGACCTGTTCACCTTCACGAACGTGGTGCGGCTTCAGGTCCCTGCGGGGGAAACCTCCGAGATTTATCTGCGCCTGTCCGGCAACCGGGCACTGAATGCCCAGCTCACGCTCTGGCGGCTGCCGGAACTGGCGCGGCACCTCACCTTGTCGGTGCTCACCTTCTCGCTCGGCGTCGGCGCTGCCATCATCACCTCCATCGGCACGCTGGTGATGGCCGCCTGGCTCAGAGCCCCCCAGTTCGGCTGGTACGGCGCCTATGTGGGCGCCGTGTCGCTGGTGTTCCTGGGCAATGGCGGCTTCGGGCAGGTGCTGCTGAGCAGCTGGGACCCGGGCGACGTGATCCGCCTGCAGAACATGGTGGGCTGCTTCTCCGTCCTGGCGGGGGCCTTCATGGTGCGCGGGCTGTTCCGCACCCGGGAGGGGGCGCGCATCATTGATGCCCTACTCAAGGCGCTCGGCCTCTTCTCGGCCCTGTGCGTGGTCGCCTCGGCCTTCGGCTACTACAAGGTGGTGGCGCCTTACCTGATGCTGGGCATCCTGGGCCTCGCGCTGGTCTCGCCCTGGCTTGCCCTCCAGCAGGTGCGCCACCGGGAGCCGGCGGGCCTATGGTATTTCGTCGGCTTCACCTCCTATTGCGCGGCCACCATCTGGTTTTCCCTGGTGGTGCTCGGCGTCGCGCCGCTCACAGATTTCCTCGGCTGGGGCTACCAGACCGCCGGCTTCCTGCACATGGCGGCGATCTTTGCCGGCCTTGCGTCCTCCATGCGGGCGGGCTCGCGGGCGCGGCGACGGCTGGAGAGCCAATTGCTGGCGCTGTCGCGCAGCAATGAGCGGCAGCTGGAGTTCGCCGTCGCCGAGCGCACGGCCGCCCTCAACGAGGAGGTCGAGGGCCGCCGGCGCGCCGAGGATGCCTTGCAGCGGGCACTCAAGGAGCAGCGCAACTTCCTGGTCATGGTGAGCCACGAATTCCGCACCCCCCTGTCCACCATGCGCCTGGCGGTGACGGTGATGGAGCGGGGCCTCGGCACCGGGATGAGCGCCCTGCGGCGGGAAGTGGACAAGGTGGGCCGCGCCGTCACGCGCCTGTCCAACCTCATCGATACGTTCCTGGCCGACGAATGGCTGGAGCATTCCGCCATGATGCTCCAGCACCGCCCCGTCGACATGGGTGCGCTCGTCGCCGATGTGGTCCACGACCAGGGATCGCAGGCGCCCGGCCGCGTCTTCCTCGGCCCGTGCCCGCAGACCGTGATTGAGGGCGATGCCGTGCTGCTGCGCACCGTGCTCGACAATCTGGTGGGCAATGCCCTCAAGCACACGGACGGCCCCGTCACCGCCAGCCTCGCGCCGGCGGACGATGGCGTGTTGATCGAGGTGGCCGACCGCGGGCGCGGCGTGCCGGAAGCGGAACGGGAAGAGATCTTCGAGCGATATTACAGGTCACCCAGCACGGTGACCCGACCGGGAACGGGCATCGGCCTGTATCTCGCCCGCCTCATCGTCGAGCAGCACGCCGGCTGGATCAAGGTGGGCGACCGAAGCGAAGGCGGAAGCGTCTTCAAGGTCTGGCTGCCGCGCCAACCCGGGCTGGACCGGCCAACGGCGCGCGAGGGGTGA
- a CDS encoding response regulator transcription factor: MSVHVLIVEDDSDLRDSLDSLLTSSGFKVRALRDARYIERELTSFPADVVLLDVNLPGLDGFEAAVHLKERPGVGIIMLTGRTRREDRIQGLSVGADHYVTKPVDPQELELLIRNLARRLNGPRETAPAERAGPGRWVFLTARWTLIAPGGASVPLSAAEHHLLNKLTERAGEPVARTALISDVRRPSEDTLGRGLDLIVFRLRRKVQTETGEALPVASARSIGYVFTGPVTRDADLP, encoded by the coding sequence ATGTCGGTTCATGTGCTCATCGTCGAGGATGACAGCGACCTCCGGGACAGTCTGGACTCCCTCCTGACCTCGTCGGGCTTCAAGGTCCGCGCGCTGCGCGACGCGCGCTATATCGAGCGCGAGCTGACCAGCTTTCCGGCCGACGTGGTGCTGCTGGACGTGAACCTGCCGGGCCTGGACGGGTTCGAGGCAGCCGTGCACCTCAAGGAGCGCCCGGGTGTCGGCATCATCATGCTCACCGGCCGCACCCGCCGGGAGGACCGGATCCAGGGCCTGTCCGTGGGCGCGGACCATTATGTGACCAAGCCCGTGGATCCGCAGGAGCTTGAGCTGCTCATCCGCAATCTCGCCCGCCGCCTCAACGGCCCGCGGGAGACGGCGCCGGCCGAGCGGGCGGGCCCCGGGCGGTGGGTGTTCCTCACCGCGCGCTGGACGCTCATCGCCCCCGGCGGGGCATCGGTACCGCTGTCCGCCGCCGAGCACCACCTCTTGAACAAGCTCACCGAGCGAGCGGGAGAGCCTGTCGCGCGGACCGCCCTGATCTCGGACGTGCGGCGGCCCTCGGAGGATACGCTGGGGCGCGGGCTCGACCTCATCGTCTTCCGCCTGCGCCGCAAGGTTCAGACCGAGACCGGGGAGGCGCTGCCCGTCGCCTCCGCCCGCAGCATCGGCTACGTCTTCACCGGCCCGGTGACACGGGACGCCGATCTGCCCTGA